One region of Quercus lobata isolate SW786 chromosome 2, ValleyOak3.0 Primary Assembly, whole genome shotgun sequence genomic DNA includes:
- the LOC115975705 gene encoding peroxiredoxin-2B-like, whose product MAPIAVGNVIPDGTLSYFDDKDDLQSVSVHSLAAGKKVILFGVPGAFTPTCSLKHVPGFIERAEELKSKGVDDILLVSVNDPFVMKAWAKSYPENKHVKFLADGLAKYTHALGLELDLGDKGLGTRSRRFALLLDDLKVKVANIESGGEFTVSSAEEIINAL is encoded by the exons ATGGCCCCGATTGCAGTTGGCAACGTGATCCCAGATGGTACTCTCTCCTACTTCGACGACAAAGACGACCTCCAATCTGTGTCCGTACACTCCCTCGCTGCCGGTAAAAAGGTCATCCTTTTCGGCGTTCCCGGTGCCTTCACCCCCACTTGCAG CTTGAAGCATGTACCTGGATTCATTGAGAGAGCGGAGGAGCTGAAATCAAAGGGCGTTGACGATATTCTCTTGGTTAGCG TTAACGACCCCTTTGTGATGAAGGCATGGGCCAAATCTTACCCTGAGAACAAGCATGTCAAGTTTCTTGCCGATGGCTTAGCAAAATACACACATGCTCTTGGTCTTGAGCTTGACCTTGGAGACAAAGGACTTGGCACTCGTTCAAGGAGGTTTGCTCTCTTGCTCGATGATCTCAAAGTGAAGGTTGCAAATATTGAATCTGGGGGTGAATTTACTGTCTCCAGTGCAGAGGAAATCATCAACGCTCTTTGA